A stretch of Aerococcaceae bacterium zg-252 DNA encodes these proteins:
- the upp gene encoding uracil phosphoribosyltransferase yields the protein MAKFTVVEHPLIQHKLTIIRDKNTSTKAFREVTNEIAMLMAYEITRDLPLEDVVIETPLVTTTQKQIAGKKLAIIPILRAGLGMVDGIVNLIPAARIGHIGLYRDHDTLEAVEYFAKFPQDISERRLFVVDPMLATGGSAIAALDLLTKKYNVSPENIVFVCLVAAPEGVKAIQEAHPDVDVYTAALDERLNDKGYILPGLGDAGDRIFGTK from the coding sequence ATGGCAAAATTTACAGTAGTAGAACATCCACTTATTCAACACAAATTGACGATTATTCGTGATAAGAATACGTCAACCAAAGCATTTCGTGAAGTAACTAATGAGATTGCGATGTTAATGGCATATGAAATTACACGTGATTTACCATTGGAAGATGTTGTCATTGAAACTCCTTTGGTTACTACCACGCAAAAACAAATCGCTGGTAAAAAATTAGCGATTATTCCAATTTTACGTGCTGGTTTAGGAATGGTTGACGGCATTGTTAATTTAATTCCAGCTGCTCGTATTGGACATATTGGTTTGTATCGTGACCATGATACGCTTGAAGCAGTTGAATATTTTGCTAAATTCCCACAAGATATTAGTGAACGTCGTTTATTTGTAGTTGACCCGATGTTAGCAACAGGTGGTTCAGCGATTGCAGCCCTTGATTTATTGACGAAAAAATATAATGTTTCCCCTGAAAATATTGTTTTTGTGTGTTTAGTTGCTGCGCCAGAGGGTGTTAAAGCTATACAAGAAGCACATCCTGATGTTGATGTATACACAGCAGCATTAGACGAACGTTTAAATGACAAAGGCTATATCTTACCAGGATTAGGAGATGCCGGCGACCGAATCTTCGGAACGAAGTAA
- a CDS encoding HXXEE domain-containing protein — MKKMINNWYNISVYLAGLIALLTIFLPVTEVQKCLLASICILFLHFFEEFGYPGGFPLLGVKLLLGTNEMDKTKWDCNNLSSMFGNWTFLILVYVLPLLLPNVRFLTLSAMLFLLMEVIMHSIFNLRLKSIYNAGLITAILGLGPIGVYYFINVFDSKMYNLYDYALAVLWLIIVFLFCFRSKIYWGLGKKDGYVLTDQTAFGVTNLTKN; from the coding sequence ATGAAAAAAATGATAAATAATTGGTATAACATTTCTGTATATCTCGCTGGTCTAATTGCTCTGCTTACAATCTTTTTACCAGTAACTGAGGTGCAAAAATGTCTTTTGGCTTCCATTTGTATTTTGTTTCTACATTTTTTTGAAGAATTTGGTTATCCAGGAGGATTTCCACTACTCGGAGTAAAACTACTCCTCGGTACCAATGAGATGGATAAAACCAAGTGGGACTGTAACAATCTCAGTAGTATGTTCGGAAACTGGACATTCTTAATTTTAGTTTATGTACTCCCACTGTTACTACCTAATGTGCGTTTTCTAACATTATCAGCCATGTTGTTTCTTTTAATGGAAGTCATTATGCATTCAATATTTAATTTAAGGTTAAAAAGCATTTACAATGCTGGACTAATTACCGCAATTTTAGGACTAGGTCCTATTGGTGTATACTATTTCATCAATGTATTTGATAGTAAAATGTATAACTTGTATGATTATGCCCTTGCTGTACTTTGGCTTATTATCGTATTTTTATTCTGTTTTCGCTCTAAAATTTATTGGGGACTTGGCAAGAAAGACGGATATGTACTTACTGATCAAACTGCATTTGGTGTAACAAATTTAACAAAAAACTAA
- a CDS encoding asparaginase: MKHILIINTGGTIAMSEDRTTGKVSPSDENPLTQQSHLFEQFAHITVSDLFHIPSPHMTIERMYELSQFIQSQAEHFNGIIITHGTDTLEETAYFLDLVLDTKIPVVMTGAMRSANEIGSDGLANLRSALFVALDDNTAKHGVVVVMNEEIHAARYVTKTHTTNLATFQTPTFGPVGIVSKNNVLYFQAFSREQHYSLKRTDKRVILIKAYAGMESDVFEVAKHYDGVVIEGLGAGNVPPNTLDGIQALLALNIPVVMVSRAFNGITEDVYDYKGGGKQLKQMGILFTQGLSGVKARIKLIVTLNAEQPLSELPNLFTQF, encoded by the coding sequence ATGAAACATATATTAATTATTAACACTGGTGGAACAATCGCAATGAGCGAAGATAGAACGACTGGGAAAGTTTCTCCTAGCGATGAAAATCCATTAACACAACAAAGTCATCTATTCGAGCAATTTGCCCACATTACTGTTTCTGATTTATTTCATATCCCCTCCCCACATATGACGATTGAACGCATGTATGAATTAAGCCAATTTATTCAATCACAAGCTGAACATTTTAATGGCATTATCATTACACATGGAACAGATACACTAGAAGAAACAGCTTATTTTTTAGATTTAGTATTAGATACCAAGATTCCAGTTGTGATGACAGGTGCTATGCGTTCTGCCAATGAAATTGGTTCAGACGGTTTAGCCAACTTACGCAGTGCCCTATTCGTTGCCTTAGACGATAACACAGCCAAGCATGGTGTCGTAGTCGTGATGAACGAAGAAATTCATGCTGCCCGCTATGTCACCAAAACGCACACAACTAATCTTGCTACTTTTCAAACACCTACCTTTGGACCGGTTGGAATTGTATCAAAAAACAATGTGCTGTATTTCCAAGCCTTTTCACGTGAGCAACACTATTCATTAAAACGCACCGACAAACGTGTTATTTTAATCAAAGCCTATGCTGGCATGGAAAGCGATGTCTTTGAAGTAGCTAAACACTATGACGGTGTGGTTATCGAAGGATTAGGAGCTGGAAATGTTCCACCAAATACATTAGATGGCATACAAGCATTGCTGGCACTGAATATTCCAGTAGTCATGGTTTCTCGTGCATTTAATGGAATTACCGAAGATGTCTATGATTACAAAGGTGGAGGCAAACAATTAAAACAAATGGGTATTCTGTTCACTCAAGGTTTAAGTGGTGTCAAGGCACGCATTAAATTAATTGTCACGCTTAATGCTGAGCAACCATTATCCGAACTCCCTAACCTATTTACACAATTTTAA
- a CDS encoding aspartate kinase produces the protein MKVAKFGGSSLSDATQLTKVANIIKQDDAIRFVVVSAPGKREESDIKVTDLLITLHQHVMVQEDYQPTLDTILSRFATMVDELNLSADIIQHFEETLRHYIATISDSNRLLDALKACGEDFNAQLFSQYLTSLGLKAQYISPKDFGIMVTDEPGNAQLLPTSYEKMAQFRHNDAILVIPGFFGYSTEGNIVTFPRGGSDITGAIVARGVQADIYENFTDQSYIYAAHPGIIDNPYAIKEITYREMRELAYSGFGIFHDEALEPLFQVNIPVMVRNTNQPEIKGTKIVAQRQYKEELPVVGISCDEGFTSISIRKYLLNRQLGFTRRLLQIFEDHNVSIEHIPTGIDNISVVVRSAYLEGVLDSILQDIQEKLEPDTLQVEDDLAIMVVVGEGMVAAHGMANKTTEALAKEKISIRMINQGASEISMFFTIRMKDKLSALQAMYRAYFE, from the coding sequence TTGAAAGTAGCAAAATTTGGTGGAAGTTCTTTAAGTGATGCCACACAATTAACAAAAGTAGCCAATATTATTAAACAGGACGATGCTATTCGATTTGTCGTCGTTTCAGCACCTGGAAAACGCGAAGAATCCGATATTAAAGTAACGGATTTATTAATTACATTGCACCAACATGTGATGGTACAGGAAGATTATCAACCAACTTTAGACACTATTTTGTCACGCTTTGCCACAATGGTTGATGAGTTAAATCTTTCAGCTGATATTATTCAGCATTTTGAAGAGACATTACGTCACTATATCGCAACCATTTCCGACAGCAATCGTTTACTTGATGCACTAAAGGCTTGCGGTGAAGATTTTAATGCTCAATTATTCAGTCAATACTTAACGTCCCTTGGCTTAAAAGCACAATATATTTCACCAAAAGATTTTGGAATTATGGTAACGGACGAACCTGGTAATGCACAATTATTACCTACTTCATACGAAAAAATGGCACAATTCCGTCATAATGATGCGATTCTCGTTATTCCTGGTTTCTTTGGATACTCTACTGAGGGAAATATTGTGACTTTCCCACGTGGTGGTAGTGATATTACAGGAGCAATTGTTGCTCGTGGTGTCCAAGCAGATATTTATGAAAACTTTACTGACCAAAGTTATATTTATGCAGCACACCCTGGTATTATTGACAATCCTTATGCGATTAAAGAAATTACCTATCGTGAAATGCGTGAGTTAGCTTACTCTGGTTTCGGTATTTTCCACGACGAAGCATTGGAACCTTTATTCCAAGTAAATATCCCTGTAATGGTTCGAAATACAAATCAGCCTGAAATTAAAGGAACTAAAATTGTAGCACAGCGTCAATATAAAGAAGAACTCCCAGTAGTCGGTATTAGTTGTGACGAAGGTTTTACTTCTATTTCAATTCGTAAATATCTATTAAACCGTCAGCTCGGATTTACACGCCGCTTATTACAAATTTTTGAAGACCATAATGTTTCAATCGAACACATTCCAACTGGGATTGATAATATTTCCGTTGTCGTACGTTCAGCTTATTTAGAGGGTGTACTAGATTCGATTTTACAAGATATTCAAGAAAAATTAGAGCCAGATACTTTACAAGTTGAAGATGATTTAGCGATTATGGTCGTTGTTGGTGAGGGTATGGTTGCTGCACATGGTATGGCAAACAAAACAACTGAAGCATTAGCTAAAGAAAAAATTAGTATTCGAATGATTAACCAAGGAGCATCTGAAATCAGTATGTTCTTTACGATTCGCATGAAAGATAAATTATCAGCACTTCAGGCGATGTATCGGGCGTATTTTGAATAA
- a CDS encoding homoserine dehydrogenase: MKIALLGLGTVGGGVLKILQNQPKTSHIEIEYIFAREIKDKSLNLNNIKVTDDINEILESDVDLVVEVLGGVEFPYDIHRKCLAKGKHVVTANKDLLALHLDELAELGNQHQAQIGYEASCGGGIPIIQVLEHHLTANHITRVMGILNGTTNYILTRMTQENWSYEQALATAQELGYAEKDPTNDVAGFDTRRKIALLSRLAYRKSVDVEDISVRGIDNVEFKDIEIAKAFGYTMKLVGRSEFDSENVSISVEPLLLANSHTLAHVNDAKNAIFVEGDAVGETMFYGPGAGSLETASAVVADILFIERFGFMGNLIADKVAVSAQENAKKAYYFRVNNQLEQVKTALSNLDVAVRQWHESAEVSFLTQPITAEQFEQIKLQLAVAAYYGAEGE; encoded by the coding sequence ATGAAAATTGCATTATTAGGACTTGGTACAGTAGGTGGAGGTGTATTGAAAATACTTCAAAACCAACCGAAAACGTCACATATTGAGATTGAATACATTTTTGCACGTGAAATAAAAGATAAATCACTTAATTTAAATAATATTAAAGTAACAGATGATATTAATGAAATATTAGAAAGTGATGTTGATTTAGTTGTTGAAGTATTAGGAGGAGTAGAATTTCCTTATGACATTCATCGTAAATGTTTAGCTAAAGGAAAGCATGTGGTGACAGCAAATAAAGATTTATTAGCATTACATTTAGATGAATTAGCTGAATTAGGTAACCAACATCAAGCACAAATCGGATATGAGGCAAGTTGTGGTGGTGGGATTCCAATTATTCAAGTGTTGGAACATCATTTGACGGCTAATCATATTACTCGTGTAATGGGGATTTTAAACGGTACGACTAACTATATTTTGACACGTATGACACAAGAAAATTGGTCGTATGAACAAGCATTAGCAACGGCTCAAGAGTTAGGTTATGCAGAAAAAGACCCAACGAATGATGTGGCTGGGTTTGATACAAGACGTAAAATTGCATTATTATCTCGATTGGCTTATCGCAAATCTGTTGATGTTGAAGATATTTCAGTTAGAGGAATTGATAATGTTGAATTTAAAGATATTGAAATCGCAAAAGCGTTTGGTTACACAATGAAATTAGTTGGTCGCAGTGAATTTGATAGCGAAAATGTATCAATTTCAGTAGAGCCTTTACTATTGGCAAATTCGCATACATTAGCGCATGTTAATGATGCTAAAAATGCGATTTTTGTTGAAGGTGATGCTGTTGGTGAAACAATGTTTTATGGGCCAGGAGCAGGAAGTTTAGAAACAGCTTCAGCCGTTGTAGCGGACATCTTATTTATTGAGCGCTTTGGTTTTATGGGAAACTTAATAGCAGACAAAGTGGCTGTTAGTGCACAGGAAAATGCGAAAAAAGCGTATTATTTCCGTGTAAATAATCAATTAGAGCAAGTAAAAACTGCCTTGAGTAATCTAGATGTGGCAGTAAGACAGTGGCATGAATCAGCGGAAGTAAGTTTCTTAACACAACCGATTACAGCTGAGCAATTTGAACAAATCAAGCTGCAATTAGCAGTTGCTGCTTACTATGGTGCTGAGGGAGAATAA
- a CDS encoding homoserine kinase → MEITIKVPATSANLGLGFDSMGIAVNKFLVVSATPAEQWQFEFETDFLEILPRNEHNLVAQTAIQVAAKYQQTMPPLAIKMSSEIPLTHGLGSSSSAIVAGIELANYFCQLNLSEEEKITIGSEFEGHPDNVGPCITGGVFIGAYEHQILEYEKLSMENVAVIISVPPYELSTEVARKVLPQQYSKQDAVMQNALNNVMVAALLKGDYKKMGALMMRDRLHEPYRQPLIAEFEMVRETSLSQGAYASVISGAGPTILTLCEVSKVAEVIRQLELNVPSCHHESVEIYHQN, encoded by the coding sequence ATGGAGATAACAATTAAAGTTCCTGCTACAAGTGCCAATCTTGGATTAGGTTTTGATTCAATGGGGATTGCTGTCAATAAATTTTTAGTAGTATCAGCGACACCGGCTGAACAATGGCAGTTTGAATTTGAAACGGATTTTTTAGAAATTTTACCGAGAAATGAGCATAATTTAGTGGCACAAACGGCTATTCAAGTAGCAGCAAAGTATCAGCAGACAATGCCACCATTAGCGATTAAGATGAGCAGTGAAATACCATTGACGCATGGATTAGGTAGTTCTTCAAGTGCGATTGTTGCAGGAATTGAATTAGCAAATTATTTTTGCCAATTGAATTTATCAGAGGAAGAAAAAATAACAATTGGTAGCGAATTTGAGGGACATCCGGATAATGTTGGCCCATGTATTACTGGTGGGGTATTTATCGGAGCGTATGAACATCAGATACTAGAATATGAAAAATTATCTATGGAAAATGTGGCGGTAATTATTAGTGTACCACCGTATGAATTAAGCACTGAAGTAGCACGCAAGGTGTTGCCACAGCAATACTCCAAACAAGATGCTGTAATGCAAAATGCACTGAACAATGTAATGGTTGCAGCTCTTTTAAAGGGAGACTACAAAAAAATGGGAGCATTGATGATGCGTGACCGACTGCATGAACCGTATCGTCAACCATTGATTGCAGAATTTGAAATGGTGCGTGAAACGTCGCTATCACAAGGTGCTTACGCATCGGTAATTAGTGGAGCAGGTCCAACTATTTTAACATTGTGTGAAGTGTCGAAAGTGGCGGAAGTCATCCGACAATTAGAATTGAATGTTCCATCTTGTCATCATGAAAGTGTTGAAATTTATCATCAAAATTAA
- a CDS encoding thioesterase family protein, giving the protein MPTQYTYTVEPHHSAAVIGSGGLDVLSTPMLIAYMENAAYLTCQEQLDDTQSTVGAQFSIQHLAPSAIQDTITVIIDYIRHEARQYYFELSAHDSNGKIATANHTRVVINKDKFMARIKT; this is encoded by the coding sequence ATGCCAACACAATATACTTATACCGTTGAACCACATCATTCAGCTGCTGTCATTGGTTCTGGTGGCCTTGATGTTTTGAGCACCCCTATGCTTATCGCCTATATGGAAAATGCTGCTTACTTAACTTGCCAAGAACAACTCGATGACACTCAATCGACTGTCGGTGCACAATTTTCTATTCAGCATTTAGCTCCGAGTGCCATACAGGATACCATTACTGTTATCATTGATTACATTAGACACGAAGCACGTCAATATTACTTTGAACTAAGTGCACATGATTCAAATGGTAAAATTGCGACCGCCAACCATACACGTGTCGTCATCAATAAAGACAAATTTATGGCTCGCATTAAAACATAA
- a CDS encoding SDR family oxidoreductase: MTNYLITGATGGYGSAVIRELSKSVPKENIIALVRSKEKGAALSEAGYPIRIADFNQTDALAEAMHGIDKVLLVSTDATPTRQQEHKNVIQAATDANVKFIAYTSLAQADSIAANFPLGDDHRATEQALAQSGIAYTSLRNNWYLENELDYITNSLKTGKFINTTPENSVAGWVSRDDLAEAGANILLADNPPAIVELSGKNRSYQDIVEAVNEALGTNIAIVSDSQETLANALEKDGMPSEVASLVASFQGAVGAGFLKAESSDLESILGRPQTSLVDSLKKLLG; this comes from the coding sequence ATGACAAACTATTTAATAACTGGCGCTACTGGTGGATATGGTTCTGCTGTTATTCGTGAACTTTCAAAATCAGTACCTAAAGAGAATATAATTGCACTTGTACGTAGCAAAGAAAAAGGTGCTGCTTTATCCGAGGCAGGTTATCCAATTCGCATAGCTGATTTCAATCAAACCGATGCACTTGCTGAAGCAATGCATGGAATTGATAAAGTCTTATTAGTTTCGACAGATGCAACTCCAACACGTCAACAAGAACATAAAAATGTTATTCAAGCTGCCACTGATGCAAATGTTAAATTCATTGCTTATACTTCGCTAGCACAAGCAGATAGCATAGCAGCAAATTTCCCACTAGGAGATGACCATCGAGCGACTGAACAAGCTTTAGCACAATCAGGAATTGCTTATACAAGCTTGCGAAATAATTGGTACTTAGAAAATGAATTAGACTATATTACTAACAGTCTAAAGACAGGGAAATTTATCAATACAACTCCAGAAAATAGTGTAGCAGGCTGGGTATCACGTGATGATTTAGCTGAGGCTGGTGCAAATATTTTATTAGCAGACAATCCACCAGCAATTGTTGAACTTTCTGGTAAAAATCGCAGCTATCAAGATATTGTTGAAGCCGTTAATGAAGCATTGGGCACTAATATTGCCATTGTTTCCGATTCTCAAGAAACATTAGCAAATGCATTAGAAAAAGACGGAATGCCAAGTGAAGTGGCAAGCCTAGTCGCAAGTTTTCAAGGAGCTGTAGGGGCTGGTTTTCTAAAAGCAGAGTCCTCAGATTTAGAATCAATCCTAGGACGTCCACAAACATCACTTGTTGATAGTCTGAAAAAATTGTTAGGCTAA
- a CDS encoding Rrf2 family transcriptional regulator, whose protein sequence is MRQPAQLSDAIHILIYIAFIENPDELTSDVIAASVNTNPARVRKIMGQLKKAGLLISTRGKSEPKLAKLLNEISILDVYQAVNSTQTLLAIDSDVCAQCIVGESIQEIVEIKFADIQAVAQKRMASITLAEIMDDFIQLSSSRHPNNPELYEHMRG, encoded by the coding sequence ATGCGTCAACCGGCACAATTAAGTGATGCGATACATATTTTGATTTATATTGCGTTTATTGAAAATCCTGATGAGTTAACAAGTGATGTGATTGCAGCGAGTGTTAATACGAATCCTGCACGAGTAAGAAAAATTATGGGACAATTAAAAAAAGCAGGTCTGCTGATTTCAACTCGTGGTAAAAGTGAACCTAAATTAGCTAAATTATTAAATGAGATTTCAATTCTTGATGTTTATCAGGCAGTTAATTCTACACAAACATTATTAGCAATTGATAGTGATGTTTGTGCTCAATGTATTGTGGGAGAAAGTATTCAAGAAATAGTAGAAATTAAGTTTGCAGATATACAGGCAGTAGCACAAAAGCGAATGGCGAGCATTACTCTAGCAGAAATTATGGATGATTTTATTCAATTATCTTCATCGAGACATCCGAATAATCCGGAACTATATGAACATATGAGAGGATAG
- the serS gene encoding serine--tRNA ligase: MLDRKLLRDQFEEVAKKLATRGVDRETLTNYQSLDVKRRELLVEVEQLKQHRNTVSQEIAQLKRNKENADDKIAEMKTLGDTIKAKDETLAELNQTIEAIEFRLPNIPHETVPVGEGEEENEEIRRWGEPRKFDFEPLNHWDIAEKLDILDFERGAKVAGARFVFYKGLGARLERAIYNFMLDTHTEKNGYTEMIPPYMVNNQSMFGTGQYPKFVEDTFQLTDERGFTLIPTAEVPLTNYVADEILSMEQLPMKMTAMSPSFRSEAGSAGRDTRGLIRLHQFHKVELVKIAHPDHSYEELEAMTENAEGILQALNIPYRVLALSTGDMGFSAAKTYDIEAWIPGQDTYREISSCSNCEDFQARRAKIRFRNEEDKVEYVHTLNGSGLAVGRTLVAILENYQQADGSVKIPEVLVPYMGGITEIR, translated from the coding sequence ATGTTAGATCGTAAATTATTAAGAGACCAGTTTGAAGAAGTAGCTAAGAAATTAGCGACACGTGGAGTTGACCGTGAAACGTTGACCAATTATCAATCATTAGATGTAAAACGTCGTGAATTATTAGTGGAAGTAGAGCAATTAAAACAACATCGTAATACTGTTTCACAAGAAATTGCACAATTAAAACGTAATAAAGAAAATGCTGATGATAAAATCGCTGAAATGAAAACATTAGGTGATACTATTAAGGCTAAAGATGAAACATTGGCTGAATTAAATCAAACAATCGAAGCGATTGAATTTCGTTTGCCAAATATTCCGCATGAAACAGTGCCTGTTGGTGAGGGAGAAGAAGAAAATGAAGAGATTCGTCGTTGGGGTGAACCACGCAAATTTGATTTTGAACCATTGAATCACTGGGATATTGCTGAAAAATTAGATATTTTAGACTTTGAGCGTGGAGCAAAAGTAGCGGGTGCACGATTCGTCTTTTATAAAGGGTTAGGTGCTCGCTTAGAACGTGCGATTTATAACTTTATGTTGGACACGCATACTGAGAAAAATGGCTATACGGAAATGATTCCACCGTATATGGTTAATAATCAATCAATGTTTGGAACAGGGCAATATCCAAAATTTGTGGAGGATACATTCCAATTAACAGATGAAAGAGGCTTTACATTGATTCCAACGGCTGAAGTGCCATTGACGAACTATGTAGCTGATGAAATTTTATCAATGGAGCAATTACCGATGAAGATGACAGCCATGTCACCGTCATTCCGTTCAGAAGCAGGTAGTGCCGGACGTGATACTCGAGGTTTGATTCGTTTACATCAATTCCATAAAGTTGAGTTAGTAAAAATTGCTCATCCAGACCATTCTTATGAAGAGTTAGAGGCTATGACAGAAAATGCTGAGGGCATTTTACAAGCATTAAATATTCCGTATCGTGTATTGGCATTATCAACAGGAGATATGGGATTCTCAGCAGCAAAAACTTATGACATCGAAGCGTGGATTCCAGGTCAAGATACATACCGTGAAATTAGCTCATGCTCAAACTGTGAGGACTTCCAAGCACGTCGTGCGAAAATTCGTTTCCGTAATGAAGAAGATAAAGTGGAGTATGTACATACATTAAACGGCTCTGGCTTGGCTGTTGGTCGTACATTGGTTGCGATTTTAGAAAACTATCAGCAAGCAGACGGTAGTGTGAAAATACCAGAAGTTTTAGTTCCATATATGGGTGGTATTACTGAAATTCGTTAA